The sequence AGGGGGGAGAGGACCCATGGGGGGCTGGCCGAACTGGCCGGGGAACATGACTGGGGGTGGGGGGCGGTCGCCGCGGTTGGGGGGGCCTTGCATGGGAGGGGGGAGGCCCTGTCCTGGGGGAGGGGGGCCCAGAGGGCCGGGGGGACCCAGGGGACCAGGAGGGGGTCGAGGTGGGCCCTGCATACCACCTGGAACACAGAAACACAAAGCAGATCCTTCTTGAGTTCAGATTCACTACCAACTGTTTGAAAGCTGTTAAGTACATTAAAGCATTGTGGTGTCCCAGTGTCAGGAGGGGGCACCGAGCAGTTCCCAGTGTCAGGAGGGGGCACCGAGCAGTTCCCAGTGTCAGGAGGGGGCACCGAGCAGTTCCCAGTGTCAGGAGGGGGCACCGAGCAGTTCCCAGTGTCAGCAGGGGGCACCGAGCAGTTCCCAGTGTCAGCAGGGGGCACCGAGCAGTTCTAGGAATCCAGAGACCGCAAACAGGGAACTCAAGGACTGTAGCAAATGTCTTAGTTTGGGTTTGTTTAATGAATGACTTATGGATAGGAATTGTGACATTTTATGGTGCATGACGTTTGGTGAGAAGATGTGGAAAATGCTAAATGTGTGATCCTGTATGTTTCGGTCATTACCTTGACGGCCACCTTGAATTAGTGGGATCAAAGTTAAAGCATGCTTAGAAGGCAAGGACTCAAAACAGAAGCCGTGAAAACTGACATTGTCCAACGTAtaggaatacatttacatttctcTGGCTGTTTGAGACTAGGTGTCCTGTCAATCAAAATTAAAGATTTAGCGAGACCAACATTTTAGATTTTGCAAGATATTAGCAATGAAAGCCAAGAAGCAGTTGGCCGAGTATCAGGACAGAGCAGGcggagagagtcagacagagcacaggacagacaggtcagacaggacagacaggtccGGATGGCTGTTACGTGTTCAGACATCTAAGACACCCCTCCTATACTCATTCTGTTGTCTAGCTTCAGGAGTGCTGGCCAGCCACTCTGCTAGAACAGCCAATTGAAACAGAAAAAGGAACACAGCATTTAAAGATGGACAGTTGAGACCGAATGATCCATAACCCAGGACATAAAGTGGGGGGGAGAAGGGGCTTGGTTGGTCAGTCCGAGAGTCAGCCCAGGACTCCATAGACAGAGGCCTTAATAAAGAGAACATGTACGCAGGGGGGAGAGGAAGCGGGGTAATCAGTCTTATTTAATACATTAGCACTGTgaagggttgcaaaattccaaaAACATTACcaaaattccaaaacaaatccaGGTTGGACTGGATTTCCAAATGGGATTTCCGGAAAAccaggattttttttccagatttctggaaaaccaggaacTTCGGGAAGATTTGGGGAATTTTGTCAACCCTAGCACTGTTGTCAACAGGAGTCGAGGCATTTCACCTCTGGGTCGCCAATTCCCATCACGTCCCGGCGGGAAGCAATTGAAATTCATATCCATCAGGTGGCCTTCTTGGTGTCTATGGTTAATGAGTTCAGGTGGCCTCATCCCCGACCCTAGTGGGAGAAAAACACAATCACAACAAGGCTGGCGCCACAGAGGCCACAGGAAGAAGTCGCCAAAGCTAAAATAAATTAACTATTTATTTATTCGAAGGGGGGTAAAGATGTGGGCAAACTGGCTAAAACAAATGTTGAATATTACCCCCCCCCTCCCAACACAATCCAAGTACTTCACACAACTAGATTCTGACACCATTCTGAAAGCAAGGGGACAGAGAACAGGAGTCAGACTGTTTTGAAATGGACACATGTGTAGTGAGATGGTAGGTTGGTGCTTTCCAACCAAGACGAAGTTAGATGGTGGCCAATCCTTTCCACATATGCCCACTTGGAAGATAGGATAATATACAGACAGGAGACCCATCTTCAGTTCATTCTATGCAGTGCATACCACCAGTACTGGCCTGGCAGTCAGTGGAAGGTCCATTCACACGGCTTACAGCAAAGACACTGCCAGAAAGGAAGCCATTTCATTGGTTGTAGTCTGGGCACAGTTTCAATGGAACCAATTAAAATGGGCTTCCTTTCTGGCATAGTGTTTTTCATGCTATCTGCATGTTCCATTTAGTTAAATTTAAGACTTAACCTTTAAAATGCCACttggaattaaatgtaatactgGTTAAGACTCTTATTGGTTAACAACAGTAAGTCGTTGTTTTAAAAACTGTCTTTCCCGCAATTACATTTCAAAATGTTGCTCAACTGTCAGTAGCCTATGCTTGCGCTTATCAGAATGCATCTCTCCCTTCCCGCCATGTGCAAAGGGTGGAGGGGGAGTGACGACATGTGGCTGGACGGCCCCTCTCCAACATGTGGCTGGACGGCCCCTCTCCAACATGTGGCTGGACGGCCCCTCTCCAACATGTGGCTGGACGGCCCCTCCCTCTCCAACGTGTGGCTGGACGGCCCCTCTCCCAACGTGTGGCTGGACGGCCCCTCCCTCTCCAACACGTGGCTGGACGGCCCCTCTCCAACACGTGGCTGGACGGCCCCTCTCCAACACGTGGCTGGACGGCCCCTCTCCAACACGTGGCCGGACGGCCCCTCTCCAACACGTGGCCGGACGGCCCCTCTCCAACACGTGGCCGGACGGCCCCTCCCTCTCCAACATGTGGCCGGACGGCCCCTCCCTCTCCAACATGTGGCCGGACGGCCCCTCTCCAACATGTGGCTGGACGGCCCCTCTCCAACATGTGGCTGGACGGCCCCTCTCCAACATGTGGCTGGACGGCCCCTCTCCAACACGTGGCTGGACGGCCCCTCCCTCTCCAACACGTGGCTGGACGGCCCCTCCCTCTCCAACACGTGGCTGGACGGCCTCCCTCTCCAACACGTGGCTGGACGGCCCCTCCCTCTCCAACACGTGGCTGGACGGCCCCTCCCTCTCCAACACGTGGCTGGACGGCCCCTCCCTCTCCAACACGTGGCTGGACGGCCCCTCTCCAACACGTGGCTGGACGGCCCCTCTCCAACACGTGGCTGGACGGCCCCTCCCTCTCCAACACGTGGCTGGACGGCCCCTCCCTCTCCAACATGTGGCTGGACGGCCCCTCCCTCTCCAACATGTGGCTGGACGGCCCCTCCCTCTCCAACATGTGGCTGGACGGCCCCTCCCTCTCCAACATGTGGCTGGACGGCCCCTCCCTCTCCAACATGTGGCTGGACGGCCCCTCCCTCTCCAACATGTGGCTGGACGGCCCCTCCTCTCCAACATGTGGCTGGACGGCCCCTCCCTCTCCAACATGTGGCTGGACGGCCCCTCTCCAACATGTGGCTGGACGGCCCCTCTCCATCATGTGGCTGGACGGCCCCTCTCCATCATGTGGCTGGACGGCCCCTCTCCAACATGTGGCTGGACGGCCCCTCTCCAACATGTGGCTGGACGGCCCCTCTCCAACATGTGGCTGGACGGCCCCTCTCCAACATCTTGAAAGTGGCCTCCAGTATTATTTGACGTCCCATTGTTTTTCTTTGCCACGTGGCAACAATTAAGCAGCGGCACAATTCAATGGAAACACTGTAGTCATCTCCGTCACATTTTTTAAGACCTTTGAAAACTGACTTTAAGACTTACAAATGAATTTAAGACTGACTTTTTAAGGACCCGCGGACACCCCGGTTTTGGCCGCGAGCAGTGTGAACGGACCGACCCTGCCGCTGGAGTGAAGAGTACTTACCTGGGAAGTGTGGCGGTGGACCACCGGGTCCGATGGGCCCAGGGAATCGCTCTCCTCCGGGGCCAGGTGGGCCAGGGAAGCGGCCCCGGCCCCGGCCCATGGGGAAGCCACCGCGGGGGCCCAAGGTGGGGGGTCCCGCCTTCCCATCGCCAGACATCTGCCCACCCGATGTACCTGGGCataaagggagagaagagggcgGAGAGAACATTCAAATCCCCAACTCATTGTGCTCACCCAATTAGGTCCTTCTGAGTGCTAAAACTCTAATTAACTAACTAAATCAACGTATTTATTCAAATCAAATGTGTACAattaattttctggaatttctgcATTGACATCAGAGGCAGACCCAAGCCCCAATTACTTGGGTCCTGCTTCAGTGTATTTGGGTCTTCCCAGGTTATCAGACCTACTTTGTCAGTAAACCGTGCCGAAAAGACAACTAATTTCTAATAATTATTCTAGAACTAATTGCCCGTCCCCCCGTGGGAGGCACGCAGGTTCACCTACTTTTCCGAGACTGCATCTCGAACTGGCTGAGGGACTGTTTGTTGCAGGAGGTAACGATGGGGTTCTGTCCGTGTAGCTCCCGTTTAGCAAGGTCCAGTAGCTTCCTAGAGGACGCGTCTGAGCCCACGCACACCAAGGCAAACCTAACGGGGGACACACCAAGCCACCAAAgtcaccctctctttctttccttttgGCTTTTATTTGGGTATTTCTTTCTGTGTTTGTCTTTAAAAATAATTGAATAATGAAGCTCAGAGTACAGCTACCTGTGTGTAGTTCAGAGGTATTAGGAAAGTCATCCACAAAAACACTGTCTGTTCAGAGTGTTAGCGTGTCATTTGAAGGATCATGAAAGCCAAGGAGGAAGCTCACCCTTTACTCTGGCCGTTGGCTCTGTTCTCAAAGAACTTGATCTCCAGCAGGTCCTTAATGCCTATTGATCCAATGGCGTCTGTCAAATCTTCGTCTGTTGTCCACTGGAAGGGGGGAGCACTTTTTACATCAAGACCTTTGTCAAGAGACATTACATAATTGAGGCACACTAAGGGCTTGTTTCCCTGACCCTGATTAAGCTTAtccctggactaaaaagcactttcaatggcGATTCTCAAAGACCCACTGAGCATGCTTTTTAACTCCGGAAGTAAACTTGATCTGGGTCTGAGTAACTGGCCCATTTATTTCATCTTTGTTAttcatcagacgctcttatccagacccaCAACATACCCATGTGAGATTGCCTATGTACAGGGCGATCCTCTTGCCAGTGTACGTGTAAACCACGTTGGGAGGGGTGCTCTTGTTCCCCTCGGAGCCAGCAGGTGGGGGTAGGTTGTCCAGATAGTCCCGGTCCTCAGGTGCGTCTCCGTTATTGGCCGAAGGAGAGATAACATCGTCATACAGGTCTATCTGATCATGGACAGGGTATTCTGATTCCTGTGGGGGGAAcagacaagagagaggacatgaagGTAAACCTTACATCACAGTCTGTCAATCAATAGTTGTGCTCCAGGTTGTCTTTAATACACTTTAAAGATTGCTCTTTCGTGTTAATGTTGGGTCCCACAGTGATATCAATAAAGACGACCTGGAATGTGCCcaacaacataataataataataatatgccatttagcagacgcttttatccaaagcgacttacagtcatgtgtgcatacattttacgtatgggtggtcccggggatcgaacccactaccctggcgttacaagcgccgtgctctaccaattgagctacagaggaccacattgagctacagaggaccacattgagctacagaggaccacattgagctacagaggacacgtGTGATTGTCTGCGAGCAGAATGAGGTCTTAGCTGCTTTGCAGTTACACAACGTGTGATATTCAGGGCAGGAAATACAAAGAATAGAAGGCAAACAATGTGATCCACATTATCTAGccaacatttcaacagtaacagtTTATTGAGCTAGAGCTGGTTCTATTTTCAGTCCAACAGTTATAGAATATCTGGCACAGTCCCACAGTGTTAATGAGTTCCTAACAAACACTATTAGTTACTTTGCTTCGAGTCAACACCACAGAACTTGGATAAGTAAAACGTCCAAATGAGTGTTTGCAATATGCTGATTTGTTCAGTACAAATGGCCTGTGCTCTTactgcttttaaaactcactCAATCTGCTTAAAGAGTAATATGCCAAGCACTTTAAAGGGATTTGGTTTTTGTGAACTGCATATTCACCTCCAGCACCGCCCCAACAACATGTGAAAACGTTGCATTTCTATGTTCCGTATTAATAAAGAAAGGAAGGTAAGAGTTTCCAACCACGTCAACCAATTAGTAGGAAATGGCTCCTTCACAATTGGTTAAAAATCACGATGCACACAGATGATGTCATtaataggcggcaggtagcttagtggttaagagcgtagtgccagtaaccgaaaggtcgctgcttctaatccccgagccgattaggtgaaaaatctgttgatgtgcccttgagcaaggcacttaaccctaattgctcttgtaagtcgctctggataagagtgtctgctaaatgactcaaatgtaagaaAAAAAATGGAAACGCGCATCTTCCTCCATCTTTTTTtaaactacaaaacatagaaacgcatGTCCCTTTAAAtgtccctttaaaaaaaaagtgcaCAGATACACATTGAAAAGACTCCATAACTATGACCAACAGCAtacatattacattttagtcatttagcagactctcttatccagagcaacttttttcatactggccccccgtgggaatcgaacccacaaccctggcgttgcaaacgccatgctctaccaactgagctacacgggcctCAGCACTTTAGTCTACACACACTGAATCAAAGGAGTGCAGTTGGCAATCTTTGCAGAAAGCTGATATGCGAAACCATAGAGATATCTGCAATTCTATTTGTATGTGTGAACTGGGTCAAATATCCCCCACGTACCTTAACCAGAGCTAACATTGATCAATGAGAATCAAACTCATCTCAAAACGAATACAGTAGCATTTTCATCTGGGATCaatgcttaatttgagccagatCCTGCCGCGGCCCTTCTCAGATTTGACTTTATTTGTTCCGGCACCTATTTGCCCAGATCCGGTACCTCTCTCGG is a genomic window of Coregonus clupeaformis isolate EN_2021a chromosome 4, ASM2061545v1, whole genome shotgun sequence containing:
- the cpsf6 gene encoding cleavage and polyadenylation specificity factor subunit 6 isoform X5, whose protein sequence is MADGVDHIDIYADVEEDFNQESEYPVHDQIDLYDDVISPSANNGDAPEDRDYLDNLPPPAGSEGNKSTPPNVVYTYTGKRIALYIGNLTWWTTDEDLTDAIGSIGIKDLLEIKFFENRANGQSKGFALVCVGSDASSRKLLDLAKRELHGQNPIVTSCNKQSLSQFEMQSRKSTSGGQMSGDGKAGPPTLGPRGGFPMGRGRGRFPGPPGPGGERFPGPIGPGGPPPHFPGSGMRPPELINHRHQEGHLMDMNFNCFPPGRDGNWRPRGGMQGPPRPPPGPLGPPGPLGPPPPGQGLPPPMQGPPNRGDRPPPPVMFPGQFGQPPMGPLPPGPPPHGFGPPPGPPPPQQGPPPPGLFPPRPPGPLGPPLSLAPPPHMPGPRPGGPPPAPHVNPAFFPPPGGPNNMGGPPGGDGRGPNGPNDPYGRPPPYDRGDFGPAGREMESARTPLSEAEFEEIMNRNRAISSSAISRAVSDASAADYGSAIETLVTAISLIKQSKVSADDRCKVLISSLQDCLHGIENKSYGSASRRERSRERDHSRSREKSRRHKSRSRDRHEDYYRERSRERERHRGDRERERERDREREYRHR
- the cpsf6 gene encoding cleavage and polyadenylation specificity factor subunit 6 isoform X7, which translates into the protein MADGVDHIDIYADVEEDFNQESEYPVHDQIDLYDDVISPSANNGDAPEDRDYLDNLPPPAGSEGNKSTPPNVVYTYTGKRIALYIGNLTWWTTDEDLTDAIGSIGIKDLLEIKFFENRANGQSKGFALVCVGSDASSRKLLDLAKRELHGQNPIVTSCNKQSLSQFEMQSRKSTSGGQMSGDGKAGPPTLGPRGGFPMGRGRGRFPGPPGPGGERFPGPIGPGGPPPHFPGSGMRPPELINHRHQEGHLMDMNFNCFPPGRDGNWRPRGGMQGPPRPPPGPLGPPGPLGPPPPGQGLPPPMQGPPNRGDRPPPPVMFPGQFGQPPMGPLPPGPPPHGFGPPPGPPPPQQGPPPPGLFPPRPPGPLGPPLSLAPPPHMPGPRPGGPPPAPHVNPAFFPPPGGPNNMGGPPGGDGRGPNGPNDPYGRPPPYDRGDFGPAGSNQRPQLICEFDLRAPLPRGCPDPWINEGLVDLKNGSQHLHNASDPGEMESARTPLSEAEFEEIMNRNRAISSSAISRAVSDASAADYGSAIETLVTGC
- the cpsf6 gene encoding cleavage and polyadenylation specificity factor subunit 6 isoform X4, which translates into the protein MADGVDHIDIYADVEEDFNQESEYPVHDQIDLYDDVISPSANNGDAPEDRDYLDNLPPPAGSEGNKSTPPNVVYTYTGKRIALYIGNLTWWTTDEDLTDAIGSIGIKDLLEIKFFENRANGQSKGFALVCVGSDASSRKLLDLAKRELHGQNPIVTSCNKQSLSQFEMQSRKSTSGGQMSGDGKAGPPTLGPRGGFPMGRGRGRFPGPPGPGGERFPGPIGPGGPPPHFPGSGMRPPELINHRHQEGHLMDMNFNCFPPGRDGNWRPRGGMQGPPRPPPGPLGPPGPLGPPPPGQGLPPPMQGPPNRGDRPPPPVMFPGQFGQPPMGPLPPGPPPHGFGPPPGPPPPQQGPPPPGLFPPRPPGPLGPPLSLAPPPHMPGPRPGGPPPAPHVNPAFFPPPGGPNNMGGPPGGDGRGPNGPNDPYGRPPPYDRGDFGPAGREMESARTPLSEAEFEEIMNRNRAISSSAISRAVSDASAADYGSAIETLVTAISLIKQSKVSADDRCKVLISSLQDCLHGIENKSYGSASSSAPKRRERSRERDHSRSREKSRRHKSRSRDRHEDYYRERSRERERHRGDRERERERDREREYRHR